A single region of the Glycine max cultivar Williams 82 chromosome 20, Glycine_max_v4.0, whole genome shotgun sequence genome encodes:
- the LOC100776183 gene encoding tobamovirus multiplication protein 3 isoform X2, with product MGSEGVPSTVAEVMSVAAVELTDASSWWHDIDDSPLWQDRMSYTLAVLYGIVATVALVQLARIHLRVPEYGWTTQKVFHFLNFLVNGVRCVVFIFYRNVQRLKPEIVQHILLDVPSLAFFTTYALLVLFWAEIYYQARAVSTDGLKPSFYTINIVVYVVQITLWLILWWKPISGLLILSKMFFAGVSLCAAIGFLLYGRRLFLMLQRFPVESKGRCKKLQEVGYVTTICFLCFLVRCIVMCFNAFDKNANLDVLDHPILNFIYYLVVEILPSSLVLFILRKLPPKRGITQYHPIR from the exons ATGGGCAGCGAGGGCGTGCCGTCGACGGTGGCGGAGGTCATGTCGGTGGCGGCCGTCGAGCTCACTGACGCCTCCAGCTGGTGGCACGACATCGACGACTCTCCGCTGTGGCAGGATCGTATGTCCTACACTCTCGCCGTACTCTACGGTATCGTGGCCACCGTAGCTTTG GTTCAACTGGCTCGGATACATTTGAGAGTGCCGGAGTACGGTTGGACCACGCAGAAGGTCTTTCACTTTCTCAATTTTTTGGTGAATGGGG TTCGGTGTGTAGTTTTCATCTTCTATCGGAACGTGCAGAGGTTGAAGCCAGAG ATTGTTCAACACATCTTGCTTGACGTGCCGAGTCTTGCTTTCTTTACAACATATGCACTTTTGGTCCTGTTCTGGGCTGAGATTTATTACCAG GCACGTGCTGTATCAACTGATGGGCTGAAACCAAGTTTCTATACGATTAATATTGTGGTTTATGTTGTTCAG ATTACTTTATGGTTAATATTGTGGTGGAAACCTATCAGTGGACTGCTCATTTTGTCTAAGATGTTCTTTGCAG GGGTCTCTTTGTGTGCAGCCATAGGCTTTCTTCTCTATGGTAGAAG ACTATTCTTAATGCTACAACGCTTTCCTGTTGAATCCAAAGGGCGATGTAAGAAGCTGCAAGAG GTTGGATATGTGACAACcatatgttttttatgtttccTTGTCAGATGCATTGTG ATGTGTTTTAATGCATTTGATAAAAATGCGAACCTTGATGTTTTGGATCATCCTATTCTAAACTTCATATATTACCTG GTGGTGGAAATATTGCCTTCTTCTTTGGTCCTTTTCATTTTGAGGAAGCTTCCACCTAAGCGTGGTATCACACAATATCACCCAATTCGCTGA
- the LOC100819668 gene encoding pentatricopeptide repeat-containing protein At5g13770, chloroplastic, translated as MNTQFCRTPPPHHVHAPIIPTCHFPSLHTVSPSHHHRRFFFFHANFSASPTPILEEEPSSSNTPTIIHVVDVNFAADVQKQYSKPEPENLNEFLCGLFEDPKTKELAFDYYQRLKERPEFRPEKPTLKHVIRYLVSLKSWGSILSVSEDFKVYHVLPDRATCSRLVKFCIEHRKFRVAESLLYVFKDDSKVAFLAFSSAMRSYNKLHMFRNTVLVFERMKSSNVVLDSRGYLHIMEAYSKLNECEKVVQLFREFESRKLRGSSYLAQIYVILCESLARHGRAFEALDFFTEMAKKGISEYSIYSKLIYSFASLREVVVAEELLREAKGKMTIKDPEVYLKLVHMYIEEGLLEKTLEVVKEMEDADVKVSDCILCTVVNGFSKKRGFLAAVKVFEELISKGYESGQVTYASVINAYWRLGQYSKAEEVFLEMEQKGFDKCVYAYSTMIVMYGRTGRVRSAMKLVAKMKERGCKPNVWIYNSLIDMHGRDKNLKQLEKLWKEMKRRRVAPDKVSYTSIIGAYSKAGEFETCVKFFNEYRMNGGLIDRAMAGIMVGVFSKVGLVDELVKLLQDMKAEGTRLDQRLYQSAWNAFKDAGLQIQARWMKESFLVT; from the coding sequence ATGAATACTCAATTTTGCAGAACACCACCACCCCATCACGTGCATGCACCCATCATCCCCACGTGCCACTTCCCTTCTTTGCACACTGTCTCACCCTCCCACCACCACCgacgtttcttcttcttccatgcCAATTTCTCAGCTTCTCCCACACCCATCTTGGAagaagaaccttcttcttccAACACCCCCACCATCATCCATGTTGTAGATGTTAACTTCGCTGCTGATGTTCAGAAACAATATTCCAAGCCAGAACCTGAGAACTTGAACGAGTTCTTATGTGGGTTGTTTGAGGATCCAAAGACTAAAGAACTTGCTTTTGACTACTACCAAAGGTTGAAAGAGAGACCAGAGTTTAGACCCGAGAAGCCAACACTGAAGCACGTGATCAGGTACTTGGTGAGTTTGAAGAGTTGGGGTTCCATTTTGTCTGTTTCAGAAGACTTTAAGGTTTACCATGTGTTGCCTGATAGGGCTACTTGCTCTAGGTTGGTTAAGTTTTGCATTGAGCATAGGAAATTCAGGGTTGCTGAGTCTCTGCTTTATGTTTTTAAAGATGATAGTAAGGTTGCTTTCTTGGCTTTTAGTTCTGCCATGAGAAGTTACAACAAGCTGCATATGTTTAGGAACACTGTTTTGGTGTTTGAAAGAATGAAATCGAGTAATGTTGTTCTCGATTCGAGAGGTTATTTACACATTATGGAAGCTTACTCTAAGCTCAATGAGTGTGAGAAGGTGGTTCAGTTGTTTCGTGAATTTGAGAGTAGGAAGTTAAGAGGTTCAAGTTATTTGGCTCAGATATATGTGATTCTATGTGAGTCATTAGCGAGGCATGGAAGAGCTTTCGAAGCGCTTGATTTCTTTACAGAGATGGCTAAGAAAGGAATTTCTGAATACTCAATTTACTCTAAATTGATATACTCGTTTGCGAGTTTGCGTGAGGTTGTCGTGGCTGAGGAACTTCTAAGAGAAGCTAAAGGAAAAATGACGATAAAGGATCCTGAGGTCTATTTGAAGCTTGTGCATATGTATATTGAAGAAGGTTTGTTGGAGAAGACTTTGGAAGTTGTCAAGGAAATGGAGGATGCAGATGTCAAGGTTTCTGATTGTATACTATGTACTGTTGTCAATGGCTTCAGCAAGAAAAGAGGGTTTTTGGCTGCGGTTAAGGTTTTTGAGGAGCTGATTTCCAAGGGCTATGAATCGGGTCAAGTCACCTATGCTTCGGTTATAAATGCATATTGGCGTCTCGGGCAATATAGCAAAGCAGAAGAGGTGTTTTTAGAGATGGAGCAAAAGGGGTTTGATAAATGTGTTTATGCTTACTCTACCATGATTGTGATGTATGGAAGAACGGGGAGGGTGAGAAGCGCGATGAAGTTGGTGgccaagatgaaagaaagagggtGCAAACCAAATGTGTGGATCTATAACTCCTTGATAGACATGCATGGGAGGGACAAGAATTTGAAGCAGCTTGAGAAGCTGTGGAAAGAAATGAAGAGAAGAAGGGTAGCACCGGATAAGGTGAGTTATACTAGCATCATTGGTGCTTATAGTAAAGCAGGTGAGTTTGAAACCTGTGTGAAGTTTTTCAATGAGTATAGGATGAATGGAGGGCTTATTGATAGGGCCATGGCAGGTATAATGGTTGGTGTGTTCTCTAAAGTTGGTCTGGTTGATGAATTGGTGAAACTTTTACAAGACATGAAAGCAGAAGGAACAAGACTAGATCAGAGGTTGTACCAATCTGCTTGGAATGCTTTTAAAGATGCCGGGTTGCAAATTCAGGCAAGGTGGATGAAAGAGAGCTTCCTTGTGACATAG
- the LOC100776183 gene encoding tobamovirus multiplication protein 3 isoform X3, which produces MGSEGVPSTVAEVMSVAAVELTDASSWWHDIDDSPLWQDRMSYTLAVLYGIVATVALVQLARIHLRVPEYGWTTQKVFHFLNFLVNGVRCVVFIFYRNVQRLKPEIVQHILLDVPSLAFFTTYALLVLFWAEIYYQARAVSTDGLKPSFYTINIVVYVVQITLWLILWWKPISGLLILSKMFFAGVSLCAAIGFLLYGRRLFLMLQRFPVESKGRCKKLQEVGYVTTICFLCFLVRCIVVVEILPSSLVLFILRKLPPKRGITQYHPIR; this is translated from the exons ATGGGCAGCGAGGGCGTGCCGTCGACGGTGGCGGAGGTCATGTCGGTGGCGGCCGTCGAGCTCACTGACGCCTCCAGCTGGTGGCACGACATCGACGACTCTCCGCTGTGGCAGGATCGTATGTCCTACACTCTCGCCGTACTCTACGGTATCGTGGCCACCGTAGCTTTG GTTCAACTGGCTCGGATACATTTGAGAGTGCCGGAGTACGGTTGGACCACGCAGAAGGTCTTTCACTTTCTCAATTTTTTGGTGAATGGGG TTCGGTGTGTAGTTTTCATCTTCTATCGGAACGTGCAGAGGTTGAAGCCAGAG ATTGTTCAACACATCTTGCTTGACGTGCCGAGTCTTGCTTTCTTTACAACATATGCACTTTTGGTCCTGTTCTGGGCTGAGATTTATTACCAG GCACGTGCTGTATCAACTGATGGGCTGAAACCAAGTTTCTATACGATTAATATTGTGGTTTATGTTGTTCAG ATTACTTTATGGTTAATATTGTGGTGGAAACCTATCAGTGGACTGCTCATTTTGTCTAAGATGTTCTTTGCAG GGGTCTCTTTGTGTGCAGCCATAGGCTTTCTTCTCTATGGTAGAAG ACTATTCTTAATGCTACAACGCTTTCCTGTTGAATCCAAAGGGCGATGTAAGAAGCTGCAAGAG GTTGGATATGTGACAACcatatgttttttatgtttccTTGTCAGATGCATTGTG GTGGTGGAAATATTGCCTTCTTCTTTGGTCCTTTTCATTTTGAGGAAGCTTCCACCTAAGCGTGGTATCACACAATATCACCCAATTCGCTGA
- the LOC100810764 gene encoding protein SRG1, which produces MEPETTEELVIPYSVKELLAKEALTKVPERYVRPDIDPPILSNKDSLPQLPVIDLNKLLAEEVKGPELEKLDLACKEWGFFQLINHATSSELVEDVKKGAQELFNLSMEEKKKLWQKPGDMEGFGQLIDKPKEEPSDWVDGFYILTLPSHSRKPHIFANLPQPFRENLEVYCNEMRDLAINMYVLIGKALGTEPNEIKDTLGESGQAIRINYYPPCPQPENVLGLNAHTDASALTILLQGNEVEGLQIKKDGTWVPVKPLPNAFIVSLGDVLEVVTNGIYKSSEHRAVVNSQKERLSIATFSGPEWSANIGPTPSVVTPERPALFKTIGVADFYQGYLSPQHRGKSYINNVLRIRNENIKG; this is translated from the exons ATGGAACCAGAAACAACAGAAGAGCTTGTTATTCCTTATTCTGTGAAAGAATTACTAGCAAAGGAGGCACTAACCAAAGTTCCAGAGAGATATGTTCGTCCAGATATTGACCCTCCAATTCTATCTAACAAAGACTCTTTGCCTCAGCTCCCTGTCATTGACCTAAACAAGTTGTTGGCTGAGGAAGTGAAGGGTCCTGAACTGGAGAAGCTGGACCTTGCATGCAAAGAATGGGGTTTCTTTCAG CTGATAAATCATGCAACTAGCTCTGAATTGGTGGAAGATGTAAAGAAAGGTGCACAAGAACTCTTCAATCTTTcaatggaagagaagaaaaaacttTGGCAGAAACCAGGAGATATGGAAGGATTTGGTCAACTGATTGACAAACCTAAAGAGGAGCCCTCAGATTGGGTAGATGGCTTCTACATTTTAACTCTTCCATCTCACTCAAGGAAGCCCCACATATTTGCTAATTTACCACAACCTTTCAG GGAGAATTTAGAGGTTTATTGTAATGAGATGAGAGACCTTGCCATCAACATGTATGTTCTTATTGGAAAAGCCCTTGGTACAGAACCAAATGAAATTAAAGATACATTAGGGGAATCAGGCCAAGCAATAAGGATCAATTACTATCCACCTTGTCCCCAACCAGAAAATGTCCTTGGCCTAAATGCTCACACTGATGCATCTGCCCTCACCATCCTTCTCCAAGGCAACGAAGTGGAAGGCCTCCAAATAAAGAAAGATGGAACTTGGGTTCCTGTGAAACCCCTCCCTAATGCTTTCATCGTTAGTCTTGGAGATGTTTTGGAG GTAGTGACAAATGGGATATACAAGAGCAGTGAGCATCGAGCAGTGGTAAACTCACAGAAAGAAAGGCTATCCATAGCTACATTTAGTGGCCCGGAATGGAGTGCAAACATAGGTCCAACACCATCTGTTGTTACTCCAGAAAGACCTGCATTGTTCAAAACAATTGGGGTAGCAGACTTCTACCAGGGATACCTTTCACCTCAGCATCGTGGGAAATCATACATAAATAATGTCTTGAGGATCCGAAATGAGAACATCAAAGGCTAG
- the LOC100776183 gene encoding tobamovirus multiplication protein 3 isoform X1, with protein sequence MGSEGVPSTVAEVMSVAAVELTDASSWWHDIDDSPLWQDRMSYTLAVLYGIVATVALVQLARIHLRVPEYGWTTQKVFHFLNFLVNGVRCVVFIFYRNVQRLKPEIVQHILLDVPSLAFFTTYALLVLFWAEIYYQARAVSTDGLKPSFYTINIVVYVVQITLWLILWWKPISGLLILSKMFFAGVSLCAAIGFLLYGRRLFLMLQRFPVESKGRCKKLQEVGYVTTICFLCFLVRCIVVGPFLFLIHSVSCLLGFEIEFDCILLYQMCFNAFDKNANLDVLDHPILNFIYYLVVEILPSSLVLFILRKLPPKRGITQYHPIR encoded by the exons ATGGGCAGCGAGGGCGTGCCGTCGACGGTGGCGGAGGTCATGTCGGTGGCGGCCGTCGAGCTCACTGACGCCTCCAGCTGGTGGCACGACATCGACGACTCTCCGCTGTGGCAGGATCGTATGTCCTACACTCTCGCCGTACTCTACGGTATCGTGGCCACCGTAGCTTTG GTTCAACTGGCTCGGATACATTTGAGAGTGCCGGAGTACGGTTGGACCACGCAGAAGGTCTTTCACTTTCTCAATTTTTTGGTGAATGGGG TTCGGTGTGTAGTTTTCATCTTCTATCGGAACGTGCAGAGGTTGAAGCCAGAG ATTGTTCAACACATCTTGCTTGACGTGCCGAGTCTTGCTTTCTTTACAACATATGCACTTTTGGTCCTGTTCTGGGCTGAGATTTATTACCAG GCACGTGCTGTATCAACTGATGGGCTGAAACCAAGTTTCTATACGATTAATATTGTGGTTTATGTTGTTCAG ATTACTTTATGGTTAATATTGTGGTGGAAACCTATCAGTGGACTGCTCATTTTGTCTAAGATGTTCTTTGCAG GGGTCTCTTTGTGTGCAGCCATAGGCTTTCTTCTCTATGGTAGAAG ACTATTCTTAATGCTACAACGCTTTCCTGTTGAATCCAAAGGGCGATGTAAGAAGCTGCAAGAG GTTGGATATGTGACAACcatatgttttttatgtttccTTGTCAGATGCATTGTGGTGggcccctttttatttttaattcatagtgTTTCCTGTTTGCTTGGTTTCGAAATTGAGTTtgattgtattttgttgtaTCAGATGTGTTTTAATGCATTTGATAAAAATGCGAACCTTGATGTTTTGGATCATCCTATTCTAAACTTCATATATTACCTG GTGGTGGAAATATTGCCTTCTTCTTTGGTCCTTTTCATTTTGAGGAAGCTTCCACCTAAGCGTGGTATCACACAATATCACCCAATTCGCTGA